A window of Fusarium verticillioides 7600 chromosome 7, whole genome shotgun sequence genomic DNA:
GTGGGGAGAGCAGGTCAAGACTTCGGGATAAACCTCCCATGGAGCATTTCACCAGTTGAGTGAAATGGCCATTGAGAACCCTAAAAATTCTCAATTCATCTACCCTGCTGTAGACCAGGTACCGTGCGGTCAGAAGGAAAAGCACGTAGGTATCGTTAGAACGCCGGAGTAAAATGCCcatttcctcatcaacttTTGCCCTTTGAGTTGCTCACATTCATGTCGTGATTCTGTGAGTGgtgaaaaaagaaacaaagattCGTCCTCGCCAGGTAGGAGAGGTTTGATCATGTCGTCTTGAAAGTTTTGGTGGTTTGGTTTTTGTTATTGCTCGACAAAGTTCATCGCTTAAGCGGtgaccttgttgttggcAGCGAGCTCACGGCCAACCTTGGAGCGGGCCAGGATGTCCTCACGgtccttgtcaagcttgagcttggtgatgacaacGTTGGAGGGGTGGATGCCCAGAGGAACGGACTGGCCGTTGGCCTTGTCGCGGGTGATACGCTCGATGTGGACAACGTACTTGAGACGGTACACGGAGGTGATCTTGCCCTCACGGCCCTTGTTGGAGCCACGGACAATGGTGACCTCGTCGTCCTTTCGGATGGGGATAGAGCGGACCTGGGTAATGTTAGAGGCGTGAATTTTTTGAATTAACTGCCATTGAGACTCACGTTGTACTTCTCACGGAGCTCCTTGGAGAGGGGAGCGCTCATGATGACACGGCGCTGGTCAGAGGGAGCCTTGAAGTGAGCGGCACGGCTCTTGCGTCGAGAAGACGAAACGTCTAATTGAGGTCAGAATAATGAACACGGAATGCTACATCTGCATAGAGATAAACTCACTGGTGCTGACTTTGACCATTTTGTCGGTGGTTGGCGAGGACGACGCTGGTGAGTTAGTTGAGCGTTGGGCGATGAAGAACGGATTGACAAAACGAAAAAAAATTCTGAAAATGTGCGGATTTTAGTGGACTTTGTGCGGGCACGTGATCGAATTAACGAGACAGGTGCTCCATTCCCAAGCTTGAAAGTGGAGGACAAAAATTGGCTGAGTCATCGGTTGCGGGCCGCATTTACTGCATTGGGGCATTGGAACACCATTTTCTTTGCAGATATCGGCATCAAATtaatgagatgagaagaattTGCATGATGTCGGATGTTAATGGTACATGCGGAGGAATTCGAAGTTTTATAGAAGGAGTTTTGACTGGAAACAAGTGTTGATCCATGGACTTGAATCCGTGTGATACAAAGTCATAGTCTTCAATGTCACAGACATGGATGTCTAATCCGAAATAGCTGTGTGGTATGCATATATTTTACAACGTATTGTACATAATCCAACATATTCATCTATGCAGACATAGGTCTCTGGAATCGGCCATTGTCATCGTATCTTGCTTCTAAAGTGGCTGTTAGCGTTTCTGACTACTATGCGACCTGAATAACTTACTGAAGAAGGTGTAACTCAATGTCACCGTCTCTACGCCCCTCATATTCATATCATTGAGCAGATCGGGATCCAAGTAGAAGAATACGGGCATGTCCACAGTCTCGCCCGCATTGAGGCGCTGCTCCTCGAAGCAGAAACACTGGATCTTGCTGAAGTAAGGCGCACACTGGCCAGGTGTCACACTGTAGGTAGCAACTCCGATGATGTCCTGGTCACTATTGTTGGTGGCCTTGTAGAAAGCCAGTGCGGTCTCACCGGGGAGAACTCGCACTTCTCGCTGCTGAGGGACGAACTTCCAGGGCAGGACATCGGACACAGAGGCACTGAATGTGACTTTGATTCGCTTTGCGTCTTTGACGGGCACGAGTCGACTTGCGAGATCGCCGTCATCACCTGATCCTGGACCGCCGTGGGCACGTACAGGTTGACCGCCCCAGCCGGTAGTCTGGCAGATCTTGAAGGGCGTTAGAAGGGCAtcgtgatgttgagaagagagggcCTCACCATCTTGTATAAGGGCACAGAGCCATAAGTGAGGGTTACAAATCCGAGGATTGTACTCAAGACATAGTACCTGATAATCGTAAGCAACGCCCTC
This region includes:
- a CDS encoding cytochrome c oxidase assembly protein subunit 11 produces the protein MNVAPRLARSSARAASSQWSCFFCQNARPKLQRNAFNFARNASNNARAGQPYTPTMDEIRAHYSKKNRTVAYYVLSTILGFVTLTYGSVPLYKMICQTTGWGGQPVRAHGGPGSGDDGDLASRLVPVKDAKRIKVTFSASVSDVLPWKFVPQQREVRVLPGETALAFYKATNNSDQDIIGVATYSVTPGQCAPYFSKIQCFCFEEQRLNAGETVDMPVFFYLDPDLLNDMNMRGVETVTLSYTFFKARYDDNGRFQRPMSA
- a CDS encoding 50S ribosomal protein L26e, with translation MVKVSTNVSSSRRKSRAAHFKAPSDQRRVIMSAPLSKELREKYNVRSIPIRKDDEVTIVRGSNKGREGKITSVYRLKYVVHIERITRDKANGQSVPLGIHPSNVVITKLKLDKDREDILARSKVGRELAANNKVTA